The Populus trichocarpa isolate Nisqually-1 chromosome 2, P.trichocarpa_v4.1, whole genome shotgun sequence genome has a window encoding:
- the LOC7468733 gene encoding probable receptor-like protein kinase At2g42960 isoform X2: MSSESLNAELSKKTSVFGLKLWVLIGVSVGVFIISILCALSAWVTFRRKSRRSVDKYSHSKIPNTSKDIKVDRVGVQNFNDHPESLFLTVNDKLSDKNSEKMQVHLGMSKSSDPDNASQCSSIYHHERACSSHSGEEGSSGTFRKQSSLSHAGLVTASPLIGLPEFSHLGWGHWFTLRDLEFATNSFAVENVLGEGGYGVVYKGTLINGTEVAVKKLLNNLGQAEKEFRVEVEAIGHVRHKNLVRLLGYCIEGVHRMLVYEYVNNGNLEQWLHGAMHHHGILTWEARMKVLLGTAKALAYLHEAIEPKVVHRDIKSSNILIDDEFNAKVSDFGLAKLLGSGESHITTRVMGTFGYVAPEYANTGLLNEKSDIYSFGVLLLEAVTGRDPVDYGRPANEVNLLEWLKMMVGTRRAEEVVDPNLEVKPTTRALKRALLVALRCVDPDAERRPKMTQVVRMLEADEYPLREKGA, translated from the exons ATGTCATCTGAGAGTTTGAATGCAGAACTATCAAAGAAGACATCGGTTTTTGGTCTGAAACTATGGGTTTTAATAGGAGTATCTGTAGGAGTGTTTATAATTTCTATTCTCTGTGCCTTATCTGCATGGGTTACATTTCGGAGGAAATCTAGGAGATCAGTGGACAAGTACTCGCATTCCAAAATACCAAACACATCAAAAGATATTAAGGTTGATAGGGTTGGGGTTCAAAATTTCAACGATCACCCTGAAAGTTTATTCCTCACAGTCAATGATAAATTGAGTGACAAGAATTCAGAGAAAATGCAGGTTCATTTGGGAATGAGCAAATCTAGTGATCCTGACAATGCCAGTCAATGCAGCTCGATTTATCACCATGAGAGGGCATGCAGTTCCCATTCAGGGGAAGAAGGAAGCTCTGGGACTTTTCGGAAGCAATCTTCATTATCACACGCTGGACTTGTTACAGCCTCTCCCTTAATCGGCTTGCCAGAATTTTCACACCTTGGATGGGGCCACTGGTTTACACTTAGGGATCTTGAGTTTGCTACAAATAGTTTTGCAGTAGAGAATGTGCTTGGCGAGGGTGGATATGGAGTTGTATACAAGGGTACACTAATAAATGGAACCGAGGTAGCAGTGAAGAAGCTTCTTAACAATCT GGGACAGGCAGAGAAGGAATTTAGGGTCGAAGTGGAGGCTATAGGTCATGTTCGACACAAGAATCTTGTGCGGCTTCTTGGCTACTGTATCGAAGGGGTTCACAG GATGCTGGTGTATGAATATGTGAATAATGGGAACTTAGAACAATGGCTGCATGGGGCAATGCATCATCATGGTATCCTTACTTGGGAGGCCCGCATGAAGGTTCTTCTGGGTACTGCTAAGGC GCTTGCTTATTTGCATGAAGCAATAGAACCAAAGGTTGTTCATCGAGACATAAAATCCAGCAATATTTTGATTGATGACGAGTTTAACGCCAAGGTTTCTGATTTTGGATTGGCCAAGCTCCTTGGTTCTGGAGAGAGTCATATCACAACAAGAGTTATGGGTACATTTGG TTACGTTGCACCAGAGTATGCAAACACAGGCTTACTAAATGAGAAGAGTGACATTTATAGCTTTGGAGTCCTGCTGCTAGAAGCAGTGACTGGAAGGGACCCTGTGGACTATGGCCGGCCAGCTAACGAG GTTAATCTTCTTGAGTGGCTTAAAATGATGGTTGGGACAAGAAGAGCTGAGGAAGTTGTGGACCCAAATCTTGAAGTTAAACCAACAACACGTGCTTTAAAACGTGCTCTTTTGGTT